From the Candidatus Magasanikbacteria bacterium RIFOXYB2_FULL_38_10 genome, one window contains:
- a CDS encoding tRNA (adenosine(37)-N6)-threonylcarbamoyltransferase complex transferase subunit TsaD, giving the protein MKILGIETSCDETSVAVIEEKNGFLKIVKNLIYSQIKIHQKYGGVVPEVAARRHVEKIIPLITEILKEKNSSASLYFAQNDKIQKPDVIAVTAGPGLATALLVGVETARALAYAWNKPLVAVNHLEGHIYANFLNKKISTISKIFPALCLIISGGHTELILMKNFGKYKLIGQTKDDAVGECFDKVGKILGLPYPGGQQVAKWALQGKRDAIKFPRPMLETSDFNFSFSGLKTAVLYHWQKVPQQSKNDDSIIANICASFEQAAIDVIIAKTLRAAQKYQVKTLLTGGGVAANQELQNQLQKLFKKSAPQITFWPIPKNFCGDNAAMIAAAGLFNAKNKKFTDWKKIKINSEWELI; this is encoded by the coding sequence TATAGAAACATCTTGCGATGAGACTTCCGTAGCCGTGATTGAAGAAAAAAACGGTTTTTTAAAAATAGTTAAAAATTTAATTTATTCGCAAATTAAAATTCATCAAAAATACGGCGGCGTAGTACCGGAAGTAGCGGCCAGGCGTCACGTGGAAAAAATAATTCCTTTGATAACCGAAATTTTAAAAGAAAAAAATTCTTCGGCTTCACTTTATTTCGCTCAGAATGACAAAATACAAAAACCTGATGTCATTGCCGTCACTGCCGGACCAGGTTTAGCCACCGCTCTTTTAGTTGGAGTAGAAACAGCACGGGCTCTTGCCTACGCCTGGAACAAGCCCCTGGTAGCCGTTAATCATCTGGAAGGCCATATTTATGCCAATTTTTTGAATAAAAAAATCAGCACCATTTCTAAAATTTTTCCGGCGCTTTGTTTAATAATTTCCGGCGGCCACACCGAGCTTATTTTAATGAAAAATTTTGGAAAATATAAACTGATTGGACAAACAAAAGATGACGCTGTCGGTGAATGCTTTGATAAAGTGGGCAAAATTTTAGGCCTCCCCTATCCCGGCGGACAACAAGTGGCCAAATGGGCTCTTCAAGGCAAAAGGGATGCAATTAAATTTCCCCGGCCTATGCTGGAAACATCTGATTTTAATTTTAGTTTTTCCGGTTTAAAAACAGCTGTCTTATATCATTGGCAAAAAGTTCCTCAACAATCTAAGAATGATGATTCCATCATCGCCAATATTTGCGCCTCTTTTGAGCAGGCCGCCATTGACGTAATTATTGCCAAAACTCTGCGAGCGGCCCAAAAATATCAAGTCAAAACATTATTAACCGGAGGCGGAGTGGCCGCTAACCAAGAACTGCAAAACCAACTCCAAAAATTATTTAAAAAATCAGCTCCACAAATCACTTTTTGGCCTATACCTAAAAATTTCTGCGGCGACAATGCCGCTATGATTGCCGCCGCCGGACTTTTTAATGCCAAAAACAAAAAATTCACCGACTGGAAAAAAATAAAAATCAACTCCGAATGGGAATTGATTTAA